A region of the Roseiflexus sp. RS-1 genome:
GACGGTTGTGCCGGTGGACAACGCCTGGTTGCGCGCGGCGCTCGCGTTGCCTGCTCCCGATCTCGCAGGGATCGGCGCGCACCTCGGTGCGCTGATCGATGCGCTGGCGCAACCGCCGTCATCGGCGCCGGCAGATGCGCTGGATCGATTGGAACGTATCCTCGATGCGCCACCGTTCAATCGTCCGACGTTCGAGCCGCCGCAATGGTTGATCGATGCGCTTGACTGGCTGGCACAGGTGATCGAAACGATCACCCGTCCGGTTGGAACCGTAGCGCCGCTGGCAACGAATGTGGTCGCCTGGATCATCATACTGGTCGGCGTTGCGCTGCTGCTGGCGGTGATCATCTATCTGGCAATCAATGTGCGACGCGGCATTGTACGCGATGCACGGATCGCAACGGAAGGTGACGACCATGTGCCGACCGCGTCCGAAGCGTTCGATCAAGCCAGCGTCCTGGCGCACAATGGCGATTATCGCGCCGCCGTGCGCAGCCTCTATCTCTCGGCGCTCCTCTGGCTCGATGAACAGAACCTGCTGCGTTATGATCGCGCGCTGACGAACCGTGAACATCTGGAACGGGCGCAGCGTCATCCTGACCTGTTGCGGCGCCTGAAGCCGGTGATCGAAACGTTCGATCAGGTCTGGTACGGTCATGCCCCGGTTGACGCTGCCCTATTCGCTGCGTACCGTCAACAGATCGAGACGTTGCGGCGCGAGATGGGAGCGAAGCGCATATGAGGCAATTGCGCGATCTGCTGCTGATAGCCACTCTTTTTGGGGTCTTGATCGCCTTTGTGGTTGTCAGTCCGGGTCGCGCTCCATCGCTGGCGCCGGATACTCCGACGACCTACTCGAGCGCGCCGACGGGAGCGCTGGCGCTGTACGAATGGACGCGCGCTATGGGGTACGATGCGCGTCGCCTCGAATATCGCCCTTTCGAGTTGACCGATGATGA
Encoded here:
- a CDS encoding DUF4129 domain-containing protein, producing MHRLLYICQTVLHVLLLIVIGLWLDVSLVSATVQSDPPDLSVYESWLREAFAAAQRGDRIGLEEVAGRLTAVTAVRFPDGTVVPVDNAWLRAALALPAPDLAGIGAHLGALIDALAQPPSSAPADALDRLERILDAPPFNRPTFEPPQWLIDALDWLAQVIETITRPVGTVAPLATNVVAWIIILVGVALLLAVIIYLAINVRRGIVRDARIATEGDDHVPTASEAFDQASVLAHNGDYRAAVRSLYLSALLWLDEQNLLRYDRALTNREHLERAQRHPDLLRRLKPVIETFDQVWYGHAPVDAALFAAYRQQIETLRREMGAKRI